The genomic DNA AGCTTTCTGTTTATGAAAATATTTTAACTGCATGCCAGTATAATGCAAATTACAATATTGCAGAAAGTATGATTTTTGGGTTTTTGCCTGAAAAAATTTTTGGAAACACAAGATTTTTTAAAGAGGAAAGGGCACTGAAGGAGCAGGCAACAGAGTTGATGGAAATTATGGGACTTTCGGATAGAAAAGACTTCATTGCCAACAACCTTCCATATGGTCTTCAAAGAAGGCTTGAGATTGCAAGGGCACTTGCATTAAACCCCAAACTACTTCTTTTAGACGAACCGGCAGCAGGCATGAATCCTGATGAAACAGAAAAATTGACTGAATTAATATATTTTATTAGAAAAAAGTTTAATTTAACTGTTTTACTGATAGAGCATCATATGGATTTAGTTATGGGGACATGCGATAAAATAGTAGTTCTGAACTTTGGTTGTAAACTTGCCGAAGGAACTCCTAAGGAAATACAGGAAAACACAAAGGTAAAAGAGGCTTACTTAGGGGGTGCTAATAATGCTTAACGTAAAAAATGTTAACGTCTATTATGGAGGTATTCATGCCCTAAAGGGCGTAGACATAGTTGTTAATAAGGGAGAAATTGTATCGATAATAGGCTCAAATGGGGCAGGAAAATCAACTTTGCTAAATACAATTTCAGGAATAATTAAACCTAAGGAAGGTGAAATTACCTACAAAGATGAAAAACTAAACTTAAGTCCACATAAAATTGTTGCTAAGGGTATTTGTCAAGTTCCGGAGGGAAGGCTTGTATTTGCAAATCTTACTGTAAAGGATAATTTGCTTTTGGGAGCTTATTTAAGAAAGGATAAAAAGGAAATAGAAGAGGATTTGCAAAAGGTTTTTGATATATTTCCAAGATTGTTGGAAAGGGAAAAGCAATTTGCAGGAACGCTATCAGGAGGAGAGCAGCAGATGCTGGCTATTGGAAGAGCGTTAATGGGAAGGCCGGAAATAGTTTTACTGGACGAACCATCCCTTGGGCTTGCACCTCTTTTAGTAGATACAATTTTTAACATAATACTTGACTTAAAAAGAATGGGGAACACAATACTTCTTGTTGAACAAAACGCTTTTAAAGCGCTTCAAATTTCTGATAGAGCCTATGTTCTAGAACAGGGCAAAATAACACTTGAGGGAGATGCAAAGGAAATTGCTTCAAATCCTAAGGTTCAGGAAGCATATTTAGGTAAAAAAATAAGTTAAAGGCTGCTTTTATGGCAGCCTTAATTATTAATGCATCTGTTTATTCTTTTCATTCCATATCTTTTTAAGCATAAAAATAATTGTGCTAATTGCAAACAAAAGCAATAGTCCCGTTACAAACATTTTTAAGCTTCCAGTAAGCATTCCACCTATGTAAGAATATACAATAGTTGCAGGAAGCTGACCAAGTCCCGTTGCCCAAAAGAAGGACCAGAAGCTCATTGAAGTAAGGCCGGCTGCGTAGCTGACTATATCAAATGAAACAAAGGGGAGAAGTCTTGCTACTAATATCGCATATTTCCCATACTTTTCAAAGAAAACATCTACACTTTCAAGTGCATATTTACTTGTCAGCTTTTCAACTACACTTCTACCATAAAATCTTGCTATAATAAAACAAAGTGCCGCACCGGCCATTGCACTTGACCACGATAAAATTGCTCCCTTAACCCATCCAAATAAACCTGCGTTGGCAAATGTTATAATAAACGCAGGCAGTGGAGCTGCTACGGATTGAAGAATCATAAGCATAAATGAAACTATAGGTGCCCAAATACCAAATGACAAAATATATTCTTTGGCTGCATCTACATTTACGGTCTTTAGAACGCTAAATGCCTTATCAATAGATGATTTGAAAGGTGAAACAAGTAAGTAAATTAAAATACAAATAAAAATAAGTGCAATTTTAAAATAAGTTTCATTTTTGTTTTGCATTATTTAGACCCCCGTTTTTAAACTTTTTATAACATTTAAATGATATCATATTTTCATTTGCGATATTATTCAATTTTTCGATAACTTAACATTATTTGACAGAAAAAAACTATATGTTTAACTTAATCTTTAAATATAATATATAATTTATTTGCAGAAAAATTAATTTGAGGAGGACCTTTATGAAAAAAATATTTGTTTTTATGCTTATTTTATTAAACTTGATTAATTTTGCAGCTTGTTCTAAAAAAATAAGCAAAACTGATTACGTGCTTTCTAAAGATTGGGATGCTATAATAAAATCATCTAAGGGAACAACAGTTGCATTTTATGGCTGGGGAGGAGATGACAGAATAAATAAGTGGATAGATAATTATGTTGCTAAAGAGCTAAAGCAAAAATATGATATTAATTTAAAACGCGTTCCTATGAACATTGAAGATATTTTAAGCAAAATGTTGAATGAAAAACAATTTAATGTTGATAAAGGAACTATAGATATTGTCTGGATAAATGGAGAGAATTTTTATTCAGCAAAGCAAAATGGACTCTTATTTGGGCCCTTCACAAATAAATTGCCAAATTTTCAAAGATATATTGACAAGGAATCAAAAGAAGTTAATTTTGACTTTGGATTTCCTGTTGAAGGTTATGAGGCACCATATGGCAAAGCTCAATTTGTAATGATCTATGATAAGAGTAAGACAAAAAATGCTCCTAAGAATTATAAGGAATTATTAGAGTTTGTTAAAGATAATCCAGGCAAATTTACTTATCCAGCACCTCCTGATTTTACTGGAAGTGCATTTGTAAGAAATATCATATATGAAGTTGTGGGATATGAAAATATAGTAAACGTTAAGCCTGAAAAAGATGAAGTTGCAAAGAAAATAAAACCTGCCATGGATTTACTAGTAGAGATGAAGCCTTATTTGTGGAGGAGCGGGAAAGCATATCCAGCTACTCTAGCCCAATTAGATAACATGTTTTCTGATGGTGAAATATTAATGTCTATGAACTATAATCCATTTTCAGTTTCAGGCAAAATAAAAGATGGGGTTTTCCCTAAAACAACATCAAGCTTTGTGTTTGAAAATGGAACCATTGGAAATACGCATTTTCTTGCTATTCCATTCAATGCTCAAAATAAAGAAGGGGCACTTGCAGTGATTGATTTTATATTGAGTGTTAAAGCTCAGGCTTCTAAATATGACCCTCAAAATTGGGGTGATTTACCTGTAATAGATAAGGAGAAAATGACAACAGATGAAAGAAAATTATTTGAAAGTGTAAATATAGGCGAAGGAACAATTTCACAGGAAGAATTGCTTAAACATAGATTGCCAGAATTGCCTGCAAATCTTGTCCCAATAATAGAAGAAATATGGGAAGAAACTGTTTTGAAGGGTGAATAAATTGAAAAGGCAGATTAAAATTTCATTGTTACTATTACCTGCTTTAATTGTATTTTGTATTTTTATTGTAGGAGTTATAAATTGTTTGATTCAAAGTTTGGGATATTTCCCTGCTGTTGGACTAGAAGATTTTACATTACAATATTATGTTCAGGTAATAAAGGATAAAAATTTTATTGAATCACTATTATTTAGCCTGTTTACTTCGCTTTCATCCTCAGTTTTAGCTATGTTAATAGGTGTTGCACTGTCATTTATACTGCTCAACAAAAATTATGATAAAAACATGGAGTTTTTATTGAAAATTCCAATTGCAGTGCCGCATATTGTTGCTGCTCTGCTTGTTTTCAATATGCTTTCATCAAATGGAATTTTGCCAAGGATTCTTTATAATATAGGTTTTCATGATGTTCAAAACACATTTCCAACTTTGATATTCGATGATTATGGAATTGGTGTTATAATAGCATATTTGTGGAAGGAGATTCCGTTTGTTACTCTTGTAGTTTACAGTGTCCTTAAAAATATCAATCGTGGTCTATTTGATGTAGCGCTAAACCTTGGTGCAAGTAGAAGGCAGGTATTTTTTCATGTCCTACTTCCACTTGCAACTCCATCGATTGTTTCAAGCTTTATTATTATCTTTGCATACTCCTTTGGTGCATTTGAAGTTCCTTATCTTTTAGGGCCAACTAACCCAAAGGCTCTTCCTGTAAAGGCATATCTGGAATATATAGAGCCGGATTTGACAAATAGACCAATAGCTATGGCTGTTAATACAGTCATTATAATTATTTCATTTGTGCTTGTAGCAATATATGAATACGTAATAAGAAAGTTTGTAAGGTGAAATTATGATTTTGAAAAAAATTATTGTTTTTATTTTATTATTTCCTCTATTAATTATTTTCCTTTGGAGCTTTGCATCTACATGGAGCTGGCCTAATTTATTCCCTGAAGGAATTTCTACAAGGGGATTTGTAAGCATTATTTCAAAGGGAAACGGTTCGTTAGAAGCTTTGATAAATAGCATTGCTATATCCTTTTGTGTAACTATAATTGCTCTGATTATAAGCATTATGGCAGCAAGAGCATTAGGACTTTATGAATTTAAAGGAAAATGGATAATCAAATTAGCTATGTTTGCCCCAATAATCGTTCCTATTACACCGGTTGGGATGGGAATACATTATATTTTCATTAAGCTAGGGATTGCAAATACGTTATTAGGTATCATAATAGCTCATTTAATTCCAACTCTGCCATATGGTATTAGAATAATAACAGATATAATTGAAATAGTTGGAGATAAGTTTGAAAATCAGGGTAAAGTTTTAGGAGCTTCTAAAGTCAAAGTTTTTATTAATATAACTTTACCGATGATAATGCCCGGCATTATTACAGCAGGAAGTTTAATTTTTATAGTATCCTTTAGTCAATATTTTTTGACATTTATAATAGGTGGAGGAGTAATCTCTACATTTCCAATAATAATGTTCCCATTTATTCAAAATGGGGATAGGGTTATAGCTTCAAGTTACAGCATTGTTTTTGTAGTTACTGCAATTATAATTCTTTTAATTTTAGAAAATGCAGTGAAAAAATATTTTAAATTACAAAATCATTTTTATTTGTAAGGGGAGTAATGATGAGCACTATTGAATTATTAAATATATGCAAAAGTTTTGCAGGAAAGGATGTTTTAAAAAATATAAATTTAAGGATTGAACAGGGTCAGTTTTTTTCACTTCTTGGTCCATCAGGCTGTGGTAAAACTACAACATTAAAGATAATAGCAGGGCTTATCAAGCCAGATTCCGGGGATATTCTTTTTGATGGATGTTCAGTCTTAAATATAAAGACTGAAAAAAGAGGAGCGACCATAGTTTTTCAGGATTATTTATTATTTCCTCATATGACTGTAGAAGAAAACATCGGATTTGGGCTTAAAATGACTGGAGTCGGGAAAAAAATAAGGCATGAAAAAGTCAAAGAGTTGATGGAACTTGTTC from Caloramator mitchellensis includes the following:
- a CDS encoding ABC transporter ATP-binding protein, with product MALLEINGLTKQFGGIVAVNDVNFTVEKDSITGLIGPNGAGKTTIFNLITGVYKVSSGSIVFDGNHIENKETYKIADAGITRTFQNIRLFKKLSVYENILTACQYNANYNIAESMIFGFLPEKIFGNTRFFKEERALKEQATELMEIMGLSDRKDFIANNLPYGLQRRLEIARALALNPKLLLLDEPAAGMNPDETEKLTELIYFIRKKFNLTVLLIEHHMDLVMGTCDKIVVLNFGCKLAEGTPKEIQENTKVKEAYLGGANNA
- a CDS encoding ABC transporter ATP-binding protein, which translates into the protein MLNVKNVNVYYGGIHALKGVDIVVNKGEIVSIIGSNGAGKSTLLNTISGIIKPKEGEITYKDEKLNLSPHKIVAKGICQVPEGRLVFANLTVKDNLLLGAYLRKDKKEIEEDLQKVFDIFPRLLEREKQFAGTLSGGEQQMLAIGRALMGRPEIVLLDEPSLGLAPLLVDTIFNIILDLKRMGNTILLVEQNAFKALQISDRAYVLEQGKITLEGDAKEIASNPKVQEAYLGKKIS
- a CDS encoding TVP38/TMEM64 family protein produces the protein MQNKNETYFKIALIFICILIYLLVSPFKSSIDKAFSVLKTVNVDAAKEYILSFGIWAPIVSFMLMILQSVAAPLPAFIITFANAGLFGWVKGAILSWSSAMAGAALCFIIARFYGRSVVEKLTSKYALESVDVFFEKYGKYAILVARLLPFVSFDIVSYAAGLTSMSFWSFFWATGLGQLPATIVYSYIGGMLTGSLKMFVTGLLLLFAISTIIFMLKKIWNEKNKQMH
- a CDS encoding ABC transporter substrate-binding protein, which produces MKKIFVFMLILLNLINFAACSKKISKTDYVLSKDWDAIIKSSKGTTVAFYGWGGDDRINKWIDNYVAKELKQKYDINLKRVPMNIEDILSKMLNEKQFNVDKGTIDIVWINGENFYSAKQNGLLFGPFTNKLPNFQRYIDKESKEVNFDFGFPVEGYEAPYGKAQFVMIYDKSKTKNAPKNYKELLEFVKDNPGKFTYPAPPDFTGSAFVRNIIYEVVGYENIVNVKPEKDEVAKKIKPAMDLLVEMKPYLWRSGKAYPATLAQLDNMFSDGEILMSMNYNPFSVSGKIKDGVFPKTTSSFVFENGTIGNTHFLAIPFNAQNKEGALAVIDFILSVKAQASKYDPQNWGDLPVIDKEKMTTDERKLFESVNIGEGTISQEELLKHRLPELPANLVPIIEEIWEETVLKGE
- a CDS encoding ABC transporter permease; the encoded protein is MKRQIKISLLLLPALIVFCIFIVGVINCLIQSLGYFPAVGLEDFTLQYYVQVIKDKNFIESLLFSLFTSLSSSVLAMLIGVALSFILLNKNYDKNMEFLLKIPIAVPHIVAALLVFNMLSSNGILPRILYNIGFHDVQNTFPTLIFDDYGIGVIIAYLWKEIPFVTLVVYSVLKNINRGLFDVALNLGASRRQVFFHVLLPLATPSIVSSFIIIFAYSFGAFEVPYLLGPTNPKALPVKAYLEYIEPDLTNRPIAMAVNTVIIIISFVLVAIYEYVIRKFVR
- a CDS encoding ABC transporter permease, coding for MILKKIIVFILLFPLLIIFLWSFASTWSWPNLFPEGISTRGFVSIISKGNGSLEALINSIAISFCVTIIALIISIMAARALGLYEFKGKWIIKLAMFAPIIVPITPVGMGIHYIFIKLGIANTLLGIIIAHLIPTLPYGIRIITDIIEIVGDKFENQGKVLGASKVKVFINITLPMIMPGIITAGSLIFIVSFSQYFLTFIIGGGVISTFPIIMFPFIQNGDRVIASSYSIVFVVTAIIILLILENAVKKYFKLQNHFYL